In Prochlorococcus marinus XMU1406, the genomic stretch TCACATGCTAAGAGTCCTTCAGTTGGTTGTAAAGACAAAACATTTTCGTAATTCTGTAAATTCTCATAATTTTTTTGGACAGCTTTATTTAGCCACATTTGTGTATTCATTGCTGGTGCAACAATAATTGGCTTTATATTTGCTATTAAGATGCTTGGGATTAATCCCTCTGCATTTCCAGTTACCCATTTTGCTAACGTTGTCGCTGTTAAAGGGGCGATGATTAAAATATCAGCCCAATTACTTAGTTCTATGTGAAGAGGTGTTGATTGACTATCAGACCATTGATCATTTTCTAAAATGCACGGGTTTCTACTTAAAATAGAAAGAGAAAGCGGCTTTATTAATTTTTCTGCATTTTTTGATAAAACGCATCTTATTTCATAATTTTCTTTCGCTAATTGGCTTACTAATAATGGAACTCTTACAGCTGCAATACTCCCAGTTATTAATAAAAGAACCTTTATTTTGGAGTCCTTACTTTTAGTTTTCATCGAAAGGTTCCTGATCGAGGAGATGGGTATAATTAGTTGTTAATTCAGGTCTATTGATTGCAAGAGCCCTAAGTAAGTGCCAGTCTTTTAAACCATCAAATGGAGTATTATAATTATCTTCCTCTAGCCTTTTAGCGAGCTCAAGGGTCATTTCTTCGTCAAAAGAATTTACTAGTTCCTCACTTATTTTATTTTCAGAAATGAATTTCATATTGATTCAAGTCAATATACTCTAATAATAAAGCCTCAAGTAATTATTTAAAATTGATATGAGAATTAAGTACATATTTTCAAGTATTATGATAATTTTCAATTTTCAGAATCTTTTCAAATTGTTGTTAGGTCATTTATCTTCATTCTCAGTCATAAATATACAAAATCTCCTTTTCAAAAATATTATTTCTTAAAATGTTGGTGTAAAATTTATATCATGTCGCAAACCAAAAGAGAGCAAGTCATTAGTCACATACGCTATTTAAGGCAAGAGCTCAGAGAAATGCATTTAGGAATAAAAGAAGATGACTTTTTCCCTGAACCAGGCGAATTAAGAAGCTTAATGGCTCAGTTAGAAGCATTACTTGAATTATTAGAAGGAAATACTAAGATTCAATCAAACTCTGAAGCCGCTTAGTTTAATGCAAAATGGTTGTTAAACCTCAAAAGACAAAATTTCAGCTAAAAATTGTGGAAAATATTCAGACATTAAGTATTTGGGCTAATAATCCATGGCGAAGATATTCAATATCATTGATTACACTTTTAATTGGCTACTTTTTTGGAAGTTCTCTTGGTATGGTAAGTGCCGTTGTGGAACTCATGGATCCTGTTGCCGCTTTTTTATCAGTAGTTTTTATTGAGTTTTTAATAGTTCTAAGAAGAAATTTTAGATTTGAAAGGAAAAAGAAATTTTTAGTACTTTTATTAGATTCTTTAAGATTGGGATTATTTTATGGTTTCTTTACTGAAAGTCTTAAGTTGCTATAAATTTACTTGTTGTGTTTATGTAATAGATAAAGTAAAGCCATTCTTATAGGGATACCATTTGCAACTTGATTATTGATTAAGCAATTAGGATATCGATCTACCACTTTGCTACTTATTTCAATATCTCTGTTAATAGGACCAGGATGTAGAATTGGAATTTGTTTATTATTTAAAGATAATTTCTCTGGGGTTAAGCCATAATCCAAACTATATGAATCAATGCTACTTAGTAAATTTTCCATCATTCTCTCTTTCTGGAGTCTTAAAACAATAATCGCATCTGCAATTTTTATTGATTCTTCCAATGATCTAGAAATTGTTATGGAACCTCTTGATTTAACAGGATCTTCTGTTTGATTTGGTGCGGGGGTTTTTAAAAAATTGATAAATTCATCAGGTATTAATGTCTTAGGACCACATAAGATTATATCGGCGCCGAATGCACTCAAAGCCCAAAGATTTGACCTGGCAACCCTTGAATGATTAACGTCTCCAATTATTAAAATTTTTTTGGAATTTAAAACCTCTAGATTCAGTGTTTTTTGGGAAAAGAATTTTATCAATGTATAGATGTCAAGTAATCCCTGGCTGGGGTGACTATGTAATCCATCTCCCGCATTAAGAACCGAAGTCTTGGAATTTATTGCATCAAGTCTTTTTGCGATCTCAAAGGTTATGTAACTTGATGAATGTCTGATAACTAATGTATCCGCCCCCATAGCAGAATAAGTTATGGCTGTATCAATTATTGTTTCGCCTTTTGTTAAAGAACTGGAGGATGGAGCAAACGTTTGGACATCAGCAGAAAGTCTTTTTGCTGCAAGCTCAAAACTATTTTTTGTTCTTGTACTAGCTTCAAAAAATAAAGACGTTACTAAAGTCCCTTGTAAGGCCGGTATCTTTTTTGTTCCTGCATTCTTTAGTGCATCAAATCTATTAGCTAATTCAAATACTGACTCATAATCTTTAATTGAAAAATTAGCTAGTGTGTGGATGTGTTTATGAGGCCAAATTTGCATTACGCTAAAAAAGATAAATGATTATTGAAATTTAGGTGTTCTGTCACCTTTTAATCTTTTACTTACACTCCTACTATTTTTGAGATACCAACGCCATTTTATATTTTTTGCCTTTGATATGCCAATTCTCGTAGTTTGAATAAGATCTTTTTCTTCTATAGGAGAGTTTCGTGGAGAAATCCATAAAGATTTGTTATTAAGAACTTCAAGTGAGTTAAATGAAATGTCTACACTGAATGTTTTAGTTACTAGGCCAGGTCCAGAAGCTAATCTTTCATTCTTATTAGAGATAAAAACTGATCTTATCAAAACACCACTCGCAAAATTTTCTTTATCAGTAACTATGTTTAAACAA encodes the following:
- the isiD gene encoding protein IsiD; translation: MKFISENKISEELVNSFDEEMTLELAKRLEEDNYNTPFDGLKDWHLLRALAINRPELTTNYTHLLDQEPFDEN
- a CDS encoding DNA-3-methyladenine glycosylase, producing the protein MEEELFPKNFFYRHSKLVAPDLIGCHLIKKNNEIDQVKGVIVETEAYSQEEEACHGYRKMTESNKSLFGKPGTFYIYKSYGIHHCLNIVTDKENFASGVLIRSVFISNKNERLASGPGLVTKTFSVDISFNSLEVLNNKSLWISPRNSPIEEKDLIQTTRIGISKAKNIKWRWYLKNSRSVSKRLKGDRTPKFQ
- a CDS encoding aspartate carbamoyltransferase catalytic subunit translates to MQIWPHKHIHTLANFSIKDYESVFELANRFDALKNAGTKKIPALQGTLVTSLFFEASTRTKNSFELAAKRLSADVQTFAPSSSSLTKGETIIDTAITYSAMGADTLVIRHSSSYITFEIAKRLDAINSKTSVLNAGDGLHSHPSQGLLDIYTLIKFFSQKTLNLEVLNSKKILIIGDVNHSRVARSNLWALSAFGADIILCGPKTLIPDEFINFLKTPAPNQTEDPVKSRGSITISRSLEESIKIADAIIVLRLQKERMMENLLSSIDSYSLDYGLTPEKLSLNNKQIPILHPGPINRDIEISSKVVDRYPNCLINNQVANGIPIRMALLYLLHKHNK
- a CDS encoding DUF565 domain-containing protein, whose amino-acid sequence is MVVKPQKTKFQLKIVENIQTLSIWANNPWRRYSISLITLLIGYFFGSSLGMVSAVVELMDPVAAFLSVVFIEFLIVLRRNFRFERKKKFLVLLLDSLRLGLFYGFFTESLKLL